The Andrena cerasifolii isolate SP2316 chromosome 14, iyAndCera1_principal, whole genome shotgun sequence genome contains the following window.
CGAGTACTACGATCATCCGAGTGGCGAGTTGGCGGGTAGCCGTTTCGTACCGTTCCCCTTTCGTCCATTGCATCACGAGGCGGTGGTGATTTTACACGCAACCACGATCGCTATCGCTCGAAATATCCTCGTTTCTTGTTCCACCGCGATATCGATCCCGCCTGGAAAAATCCGACCGCGCAAAAAAGCGTGGCAATCGAGGGATTTTTCCAACGGCGCCGCATGGCGGGGCAGAGATCGCGGACGTTTGCGAGAGACACTTAGATCGGGCTGGGCCCTTCTCTTATCTCGAACGGCAGCTCTGTACACAAGCGCCGCGGAGCAAAAAGCTGCTTTCAGAGGGCCATGGACCGTGAAAGGGTGGCAAAAAGTGTACCACGAATACAGGACGCGTAACATTGTCTCGACCAAGGCCATGGCGACGATTCGACGCGGAAGGATCCTTGTTCTTTCCCTTCCTAGGCATTCTTACGCTTCTCCACGGCCAGACGATTACCCACTCGACCTTCCGGAGCGGACGGTTTCTTTTGGGCCGCTCTGTACGACGACGTGCTGCACGCTGGCATTGAGTTGTAGTCGTTGTAGAATAGAGCAACTAACCAACTAACCACGAGACGTCAGTAGGACAGTGAAAGGCGACCTAGACCAAGTCTCTCCGGCGCAATGTTGCTGGAACTTGACAAACGCCGCTGTTTTCGTGTACGTGCGCGCGGCTTGTCTGTGTTCCTTCCCATGCCGATCTTTCTCCCCCGATACGAACGAAATCGGCAGCAATTGCGACAATCGAGACCCTCTCTGGTAGTACGATACGTAGAACTCCTCCGGCTAGCTGGCTCGGCGAATCTCGCGATCGGCGACGAGATCGAGTGTTTCAACGACGGTGTGCGTACTTTTTAACTCAGCGTCGCTTCCCAGTAGAATCGAACTTTACTAACCAGACATCGCTGCTACGCGTTGCGTAAGATCGGTAGCTCGACGAATGTTTCGAGCAGAACCGTTGCTCAACCCCGGTACGTACAACCTGTACAAGTTTATTGTAATCCTCGAGTGCGAATAGAACGAGGCCCCGATGAATGAAGCAGGTGGGAGGACATCCTGTACAGGATAAGGCTCCAGTAGCATACCTGCTCGATCGTTGGAATGAAAATTAGTCGAGGACTCGGTGAAATCAATTTCCGGATAATCATTGCGCCGTCATTTCGGACCCATTATCCCCGTGTAAACGGCGGTTGCCTCGCCTCGAAAAACTCCAGTTCAATTAAGTTTCGTTTAATCCGCGCGGCGAGAAACAGCTtgaaagcggagcgcgcgtgtCAACATCCAGCTGCGTCTCGCCTCGCAGATTAATCTCGATAATGGAACGCGTTTCAGCATCTGGCAGCGGTATAATTTCCATCAGCGGCGAGAAATATGGCTTAATAATGAAAAGACGGCGAGGCGACGCGACGAGCGGCGCGCTCGGGAAGCGCGCACGTGGGCAATCGGCGAGAACTATTACGAGATATTTGAGTCCCCATTCAAGCCTACGGCGGCATACCTCGGCGATTTATTACCGGAAATCTCTTTTCTAGTTGCGTCATACCCGGTCCCACCGGGAGCCTATGAAATCccgcgaaccaacgaaatcacAATGCGCGTGGAATTCCTAATTGACCCTGCGAGAGATCAGTGGCGATCGACCGCGCGGAATTTCTTTCAGCTCGGCGCCACTTAACCGTCCATTTCTTGACGCAGTAACTTGCTTACCGTGCCCGCTGCAAATCACCGAGCTGTGTAATTTTCACGAATCAAATACACTTTTAGCTGTCTCTGGCCAGCTATACAGTGGTGGATCGCTTTTGCGCGCAGGCGCGGAGAAAATATGAGAATGCTGCGCACGAGGCACCGAAATCAAGGGACTTGTTTCCTTCGTTTTGCTTCTTTTTTCGATAATCAGGCGCTTAAGATTCAGAGATGGACAGGGCCGGTTGCCAGATTCTTTAGCTAGGAGAATCTTAACAGCAGAAGACGCCCGGCCAAAGAGATCCGGCATTAGATTCCGCAGCCGAACCGCCGCGCCGGAAACTCGATATGAATATTCATGAGCCTCGCTGCCGCGGAATATTCGAGCGGGCGATTAAAAAGGATGATTTTCGGGGGGGTGATTCATCGACGCGGCATCCGTGGCGGGATGGGGCGGGGCGGGGCGACAGAATCGCGGATCAAGGCTGCGCGCCACGAGGATTTTCACTTCGCGAGCCGGGCTTGTCCGAAAAAGATTTACGATCGGTGAAAAAGCGAGTTTCGCCATCGGGAGCGCGCTCGAGAGAGTCGACGCTCCTCACCCCGGGCCCTTTCGATTTCGTTCCGATAGCAGGCCTCGATACGCGTGTCCGACATTGCCCTCCTTAACCGACCTAACTTCCCAGCTAATTGAATTTCTCTATCCGTCGCCCGTTCTCGGCGGAGagacttttcaattttctccaCGACGAAAGGAACTTTAGGAAAAGCGTACAACGGAGCCAGATCTCTGTCCCGAAATTGACTGGCAAATTCAATTAGAATCAGGATACAGTGGAGGCAGTGAGTTCTGTTCGAATAAATCGATTCGCCGTTGAACATTAACGGGCCAATGACGCCCTGAAACGACACTGCACCGTAAACACATTCGTATTCTTACGATTAGGCAGTGTTTCGGAGGTCGGTTACAGATGAAACGCCTTCGCGCAGGGCTCTTCCAGTGTTATTATTATGCGGAGATCCACTCGACAGGAAGGTTCTCGGGACAGCGCCTCAAGGGGCAATTCAAGAACCTCTCTGCTCTGCCAATAAAATCGGTCGCGGTCCTAGCGTCATTTCGGTAGGGTAACGTTCGGTATGGCGTTGCTTTCGATCACCCGTTGTATGGTAGCAGGCGAGCTCTAGCCCGCAGACTCCTACTCACTGTCAGTGAAAACCGCATCGGTAGGATAGCCGGTGCAATGGAACGCGAGGGAAATGAGGAAAGTCGGGCACCGATGAAAGTGAGAGGAATAGAGGctacagggtgtttcaattcGGCCGCTTCCTCTCTGTCAATCGCTCGGAGAAAGGAGCTGCATAGAAAGTGCCAGCGAATTCGGGGGGCTATGGAATTGTTGGTCTACCGAATTCGTTGGATCCCCATGGACTTTCCGAGGCGCCAATGCCGTCGGAGAATTTCATTTGCCGTGGAACAAAGCCAATCGCGATTCCGAGGAAACGCGGTAGGGTGACTCGGAGGGACCGTTATAAATAATGTCGTGACGCACATAAGTTAgacatttaaaaatacaaagtGCAACTCGAAGGTGTCCCGAACGGATGATGAATCGCGGCCGCGCTTTCCACGATTTATTCTCGTACACCTTTCAGCCGTTCCGCCTTTTTTCATCGAACTCGAGGCAGGATAATGCagaacgccgcgccgcgccgcgccgtcagGTGAATGGAAATATCGATGACGTCCGCGCACACGTGGAATCAATTCTTGAAAACGGCCGATCTGGGTGAAGCGAATTTACCTCGAAGCTACCTTCGAAGTAGAAAAATTCATCATCTTGCGCGTGAAAAGAGAGGTTAAGTAGAAATAGTGGACAGTGAACTGACCAGAATCTGTTTTCCTGTGATTGCAGATTGACCGTTGGAATGCGAGCCTGAGGGGGAAGAATCACGAGTAAGGGTAGGACAAGGGTGGAAACGAAGCGAGACAAGCGAAAGGACAGCGCGTCGGTTGATCGTGGAGGAAGAATGGCGGGCGAGGACACGCAGATCCTGGCGAACGGGAACGTCGAGGCGCTGACGATAATCCCGTCGAAGATGGCGAACGGAAACGGACTGATGTGCGGGAAGCAGCACAACAATAACGGCTCGATACCGAACGGGAAGCTGCACGAGATCGGCGCGACGGAGAATGGGAAGCTGATCGTGTCCGACGAGAAATCGAGCAGCCTTCAGACAGAGTTCGACGAGGGCGATGTGTCCTGCGGCTGGGGCCCGTGCAGGCCGCACTGGCTCCAGTATTTCGCCACGAAGCAGGCCTTCTTGGTCACCTTCTGCATCACCTGGGTGAGTAGTAGGTAACTAAGAATAAGCACCTAATACCTAACTGTTGGCAATGCCCGCGATTGCAGGTCCTCCAGGGCATGTACTACACATACTTCGTCTCGGTGATCACGACGATCGAGAAGCTCTTCCAGATCCAGTCCAAGACCACCGGCATGATAATGTCAGCGACGGAGATCGGACAGATCGGTTCCTCTCTGCTGCTCACGTACTACGGGGGCCAAGGCCACCGGCCCAAGTGGATCGCTTGGGGCATGATCCTGTTCGCGGTGAGCTCGTTCACCTGCTCGATGCCCCATTTCATCTTCGGTGAACAGCTGATCCATCAGAACGAGATGCTGTTCAGCGGTGTCGGGCCGAGGGACGAGGGCAGAGGCTCGAACAACACCAACCCGATGCCCGCGAACCTCTGCAAGATGCAGGAACGAGCGGAGAACAGCACGCTGGACGGGTCAGTGATAAGCTATCCAGCGATAATTCCGTCTCCATTCCATCTCGAACGTAATCCCACAAATATAATCGCACGCCTCGAAAGCAGCAAGCACTCGACACCGTTTTCAGCTGCACCGCGCTCTCGAAATTATGCAATTTCTCTCCGACCCATTTCTCTATCGATCACTTTAAATAGGACCACTCTCTGCCAGCATTCGATATCTGCTTTGCCGAGTAGAGCTTTTCATTTACACGCCAAGCCACGATAATCATCGTCGAATAGTTTCAGACATTCAGACTCGTTTCACGTGCATGGTGGTGTAACGCCGTAACGGGTGCGTGGAATGTTTCGTTTAAAGGTGGATGTCGTCGACCACGGCGCAGATTAACAAGTTGAATTACTGCGAGGGTGAATACAAAACGGAGCAGATGATACAGAGCAAGATCACGACGGTGGTGCTGGCGATATTTTTCGTCTCGTTGCTGGGGGTTGGCATGGGCCAGACAGCGGTGTACACTCTTGGCATCCCTTACATCGACGACAACGTGGCTAGCAGAGAAAGCCCGCTGTATTTTGGTAACTCCATCAATTAAAACATCCTCACTCACCATTCCCGCTTAGAACCCaatcgagtcgagtcgagtcgagtcgaatcgaatcgaatcgaatcgaatcgaatcgaatcgaatcagTTGATTGCAGTGATAGCATTCCATGATAGCTTCTATAGAAAACTCAAGTCTGTCGAGGTCCTGATCGTTGATGTGTTTGGTTGCAGCAATCACCATCGGAGTGAGGATTCTCGGGCCAGCCCTAGGCTTCATCCTGGGTTCATTGTGCACGATGATTTACGCGGATTTGTCGGCGAATCCGCAAATCACGCCGACGGATCCGAGATGGGTGGGAGCGTGGTGGCTAGGTAAATACAATTTCTTTAACCTCCCGAAAGATTCTCTGTGCTTATGCGCGCGTACGTTTCGAAAGCGTGCCCCGTGGTTAAGAGAGCATTCGGCTCGCGATGTTGGCCAGTCtggaaaggagaaaaaaaaggatggAATTCGGTGTTTCAGGTTTGGTGCTAATATCCGCCATGCTGATGCTGGTCAGCATAGGAATGTTCGCGTTCCCGACGCGGCTGCCCGCGAGCAGAACGCCGCCGAAACGGCCGGACTCCAAAAAGCCTAGTCTCCGAGGTAAGCCCTGATTTATCGTAGCGACGCGAATTGTTCGTCAGGACAGAGAGAGGCCGGTGTTTAAGCTCGGCCCTCGGATCCGGGCGGTTTAATTTGATTTTATGGCTTCCCGTAAGCCATTCCGCGCGTCCCCGTGTTTCGTAGCTGGCCCGTAAAATTGCCCGCTGCAAGATCCAACGGGCAAGATAAAAGTATCATCGATCGTTCGAGCAGCCCGTCTATTAATCGAACCCTCGCGTTATCTCGCGTCCACGATGCTGCGTATCCGCTTGTCTCTGCCACCGGCGCGCGCGTTGCGTAAACGCGGCTGTCTAGGAAATTCTCAATCTAGTTAGTCTCGCCACGAagcagaagagagagagaggggcatATACCTACAGCCGTGAAACTGCTCCCATTCGGTCAGTGTCGGACGGTTGGAAAGAATTCGTGGTTGACGAGTTAACGAACCATTCATTGGCGGGCAATAAGAATATTTATACGGCCGCGGCCGCGTTTTCCATCGGACACAGTACGGGCATTATGCATTCGGCGGATGTTTACCGGGACGAAAGGACGGGCCAATAATATGATCTTTGAAGCGTGAACCTCGAGCAGTCAAGGTCAACGGAGAATTTAGGTTCCCCTAGCGGTGTGTGtgcgcgtgcgtgcgtgcgtttgCTTGCTCGATCGTGAGCACAGGGGCTAACGCTTTCTGGATACGCCGCGAAGCCTTTTTCTGGGAACCCTTGGCGACGGGACGGAGCAGAAGGGCGACCCTACCCGCGTTTATTCTTGGTTCGGTTCGTTGGAAGTTTCGATCGAAGGTCGTGCAACATGTGCAGCTTGAAGCAAAGGTTGACGGAAGAGCGTTGTTAGATACCTACTTCGCGACTTTCCCTTTTTTTACACATCTGGTCATCGTCACCCTCTAAGACCCTTAGTCCCTTCCGAGCGAACGTGACTTAACCGTAAACAAGCGCATTAGGTCGTGGGTCCTAAGGCCCCCTTCCAAAGTGAAAGCTAACGCCTCAGTCACCACCGAACTTTCATCAAACCACCTCTTCCTCCCTTACTCCAttttcctggcgttctcccgatcaaaatcataccaaatatcatgcaaatcggactacttttacataaggaatacaaattGCTCGTGTAAAAATAGTCTGATTTGCATGAAAATAAGGTATACAAATTGTTTgtataaaaatagtccgatttgcatgacatttagtatgattttaatcgggagaacgccaggaagccattggagtcacttccatatcgatacgataaagaataaagaatttcttaatacgctgcaatgaatatttcacattttcaccctgaggattcatacctgtttcagaaataaaataattctttattctttatcgtatcgatctGAAAGTgtcaccgatggattccttgtgtttttccgatgaaaaccacaccaaatgtcatgtaaatcggactattttcaacgaagttagcttgaaattatgcaaatcaatttttcatgtaatttccttcattatgctccgaattgcgtcgttcttggtgttagtttcatcggcgaaacataaggagtCAATTGGCACCGTTTACGCACTGCTTAATAAGTActtcaaccccttcgagggtcgaaatccataaattaggagaggAACCACGGGGGATTGACCTCGTTACGgttgaccaggcggcatctctttgatcaggcgcaccgagagaatcaccctgtacatcgCACCAGCAACTACTTAGTTCGAACTGACTTTTAATAAAGAACATTTTGATACAAGTGTTTGTATTTGCATTCTACCGGGTACACGACGGCGTAAAGTCTGTAGAGGGACCGTTTCAAAGTCCGATCAATGCTTCCAAGAAGTGGTTCAGGCCTTCTGTGCTTCTTCTAGAATCTCGAATCTTCCAACAAGTCTAATCCAAAGGAAATTTGCATAATACCGTAGAATCCCCTGGGAACTCTCGTAGGCGTTGGCGATCAGGAATTCTAACGACGGCGACGCGATGCTCAGCCTCTGAAAACGCTTTATCCTTGACCGACAACGCAGGAGAACGTCGCTCTTGAAAGGGGCGTCTGCTCAAAATGCAGCACGGGTCGCGTGGATAATGAAACTCGTACGTTTCAGTGCAGCACGTGCACGCCTCTGTTGCATTGCGCGGTGCACGTTCCTTAAAAACAACATTGTTTGCCGCGCGTGCAACTGTGCGTGGCAAATGCAGCTTCGCCGTCGCGTCGTTCGGTTACCATTCAGCGTGGATAACCGTGCCACGAAAAAGCCTTTCATCTCGATTGGCCGTCTTTTCGTCCCCGTGGTGCTGCGCGGCGCTGTGGTGTGTTACGTCGGCCGAGGTGCACGCGGGACAGTCGAGATAAGTCCCTCCCCGCGAAGCAGGAGGAGCGGATTCGCGACAGAGAGGAACACGGGGCCGTATATGCGCGCAGAAATGCACGCGCGCGTGCCTACCGAGCGCTATGCACGACGCGTGACCGTGAACTTGCCCCACCTAGTGCACCACGCGGTCAGTTATCATTATTGACGCACACACGGGCAGGCCAGCGTCCACACAGTCGCCGATCCTTACACCCACGTGCACGCGGCGCGGTACGGCGCACCGGGAAGACGAGAAATCCGGATGCGTTTCGGGCCCCTCGCGGCTCCTCGGCTCCTTCCGCGGCGATTTTCGCCAACGCTTTCTTCCCTTTTCTCGTCCTTCGAGCGCAGGCGAACCTTTTGTTCCTTCGCCGTCGACGTCTATTATTCCTGGAAATTTCAATCTGACGTGGCAGCCTAGCCGGCGCGAGATTGCACGCCGCCGCATCGCACAGTAACGCTGGAGCGCGGTGAAATTATTGGCGCGATCAATTCAATGGAAACTTCCGGGTGCAGGGCCATCAGGACACGCTGCACGGAATGCCGGGGAATTGCCCGTGAGGAAGTTGCAGTCGAATCGAGTCGCAGCCAAATAGGCGCACGCCATTCGCGTATTACTACTTGCAGCTTCCATGAACGGGGCCGGGGCCGTGGCTTGTCAAGTGGTGCAGCTGCACGCGAAGCTTTTCGCGGGAAAAGCTCCGTGTTACGGCGAGAAGCATCTGATGGTCCAGAGCCGTTGagagtagagctgttcgagtactcggaaaaagcgagccgatcCTGATTtggctcgaagaaccgaaccgaaccgagTAGCTGCAAGAAAAGcgagaactcgattttttttcaagcgactcgaatagaaccgagaactcgaattttttcgagcgggccgaaaataccgaacagtccggtgtgtcgagtagtttgaagcttcaatgtttcgaatattttagaatatgtttatatactggataatggttcgtaattattactattattatttcgactttattactcgttaaaaagaaaatataatacataaggagaaatgtaaactgcaaatcaAAGTATTCTCtaaatattgcaaataaataaagtcgaaataataataataataattacaaaccattatccagtatataaacatattctaaaatattcgaaacattcaagcttcaaactactcgacacaccggaatgttcggtactttcggtcCGCTccaaaaaattcgagttctcggttctattcgagccgctcgttttttttcgagtacctactcgaacagccctagttGAGAGGCTTTTCGTGAGAGGCCACCCTGTATGTGCCTGTTGCAGGGTTGTCGCGATAATACACGGAGTGCAATGTTAGTCACGTTTGTCTACTCATGGTCTACAGGACGTTTCTATGCAGGGTTGCCACGACTCTAGCCTGGCCTTCCAGGAAGCCTAGAGCAGTCCTAGACATTCTTAATGCCAGCTTCTACCACCGAGGCTTTCTCGCACGGGAACTCTGCGCGAGtccttcttcctttttaaaGCATACTTATTTCAGATGCAGCAGCATCAATCATTTCGTTCGTTCGGCACTCCGCCCGGTCGCGGCTGTAATTACGCTAACGAGATCTTTAATTGTACCAGACTAGCTCCCATTTGTTAAAAACTCCAGCTTAACGATAATGCGTTCGTCCGAAGGGAACCGCGGGAGCGCCGCGGATTGTCAGCTGAATAAATAGGGCCATTAGGAATCGATAGCTCATAACGAAACGCACGACACGCCCATCGATAACGTTTAAGGAAACTGCGATCCGATAGGGTAATGCGTGTAATTCTAATAAAGCTACAAGAGCCGTCCCGACGTGGAGAACGAGTTAGCTCGTCCTGCCACGCCGTATCGACAGCGCAACGCAAACGTATTACTAATCGCGACGTAAGGAACCAACTCCCGCGAGGATTAAATAGACGCGTCCTTATCAGGATCTTTGGAAATATCTTGCGCGTATCAGGAGGGCTGTTATCGCGTCCCGTTTCGAGATCGATACTCGTTTCTCTTGCATCGTGGCGTGTGTCGTCCTTTCGATTCCCCCCgtccgttttattcgttttgttCGAGCTCCAGGCGGCCAGCCAGCGTCTTTCCCCTGGGCGTGCACACGCGCGTCCTCTGGCTGTCCCTTCGAAAATAGAACTAAGGGAAACCTGATCGTCGACTAATTAGCTGGTCGTATGTACGTAATTGAGTTCATAAATATCGCGGAATCGACGGAACGGCCGATGAGTCAGATTCGTCCGGCAGTTTCGTACAGCCGAGAGAATCTGACTCGTTTATTCGACGATGCACGAGCAAATCGGGCGGTTCGGAGACGTGTAATAAACTCTCGCATCGTTCACTCCTGGATGAATCCTGAAAATAGACGCGACTCGAACGGTCCGCGTCCCCGAATTTCACCAGCCGTCTAGGAAACATGGGTTAGGTCGATGAGTTTTGATGTAAATGGTACGGACTACGGGCTACGGGCTACGGACTCGGAGGTCGCGAATGGTGCACGGGCACTCGCGGTGCGCGCCCCACACGCTACACCTCGGCTCCTATACCTGTTGCAGACTTCCCTAAAGCGGTGAAGAGGCTGTTGAAGAACGACATTCTTATGTTCCGGACGGCCAGCAGCGTGCTGCACATCCTACCGATCGCTGGCCTCTACACCTTCCTGCCCAAGTACCTCGAGAGCCAATTTCGCTTGCCGGCTCATCATGCGAACATGATCTCAGGTAATTTTCGCGTATAGACACGCGAGGGGAGCTCTCCTGGCCCCACCTCTCGATCCACCTTCGTTCCTGTCTCTTTCGTATCGACGAAATCCTGtgatttaactatttttccgaGCAATGGACAGAGTAGTTGCACGTAAATACAAATGGGATGCTGCGGAATTAGGCTACGACGCGTGTTTTTTTCACAGGTGTCGGCGGTATTTTAGTGATGGGCCTGGGTATTATAATTAGCGGGGTGTTTATCCTGAGGGCGAAGCCGAACGCCAGGTTCGTCGCAGCCTGGATCGCCTTCACAGCGGTTATTTACGCGATCGGCATGGGTGTGCTGATGTTCATCGGCTGCCCGATGGACGATTTCGCTGGTCTCGTTTCGCATTCCAATGGGTAAGTCTTCGCTCCTACTACCTCTCTTTTCTTTGTTATAATACGATTGTGCCACGGTTCAGCAGCGATCCCTTCGAATTATCTTCCCCCGCGCCTCAGCTCTGCGCGTATACTAATTACGGCTGCCCGTTCTCGCGTCGTTTGCATAAATTACTATTGTCCGTAATTGATTTCCTTGGGCACAAGGACGGGTCAGACCGTTGGGGATTCTGGGATTGTACCATTATTCGCGGAGATTTCAAGGACTCGTGACTCAAGATAACTGGTAGATGTTGATCGAGAAATGACTATCAGCATCGAAGGAAGCTCAAGTTCTGAAAACGAATCAAAACCCCTATCCCCGCTGTTCGTTGTAGTAAATACTGGATAAACCAACCACGTCTCCGTAGATCGTCCAGATTCGAGCCAACCTGCGAGACCACCTGCGACTGCGACTTAAACAAGTTCAGTCCAATCTGCGGTGCTGATGGTAAGACCTACTTTTCCGCGTGTCACGCCGGCTGCTCGAATTTCACGGTGCTCGACGGCAAGGTAACTTCGGTGAGTACAATTGCAGGTGATCATTGTCCCGGAAACACTCGTCACCCTGGTCATCCATTAATATCGATATCCTCGAATCCCTGACGACCTCCGACTTGACACTTAACTCACCGTGCTTGTAATCTCCGCAGAGATTATATTGGTATCTTAACGAAGTATCCATGTTTCATTTTTCAATGTAAGAAGACAAAAGAACTGTGATCTAGCGCAGGAATCGAGTGAACAGGGAACGCTCTCTGCGATATTTATTGCACGTTGGTCGTTAACAATCCCCGATGAGCGAACCGACTTGTAAATCGGGCTACCCTATCTCCTTACGTCAGCGCAGCATCTAATTCTAATCGACTAACTTCTTCGCTATTCTGCTCGTTGATTGCATTCCCCGATTGTGCAGTGTGCACACTGAATGACGTCATCGCGGGGGGAGGGAACGGTATTGATATGTGGCGCATTGGCACAGCTCTGCAGCCGTAATTGTCGGTGACAGCGGCATGCAACTGGGCCAGAAATGTTTCGCCGTTCCTCCCATTTATGAGCGAAATTGTATTACACGCCTGAAGGAAACAGTGGTCCATTGCCATTTGTTTGCATTTTCCGCGTCCTGGATCGGCTAACCGACCGAAACATTGGCGAGTGCCGGTTCTAGAATCCCGATCTGATCCTTTCCATCCGTttccgaataataataataataataataataataatgctggTTTCGCGGATTACAGTTTTACAACTGCCAGTGTATCGGGGCGAACCAAACGATACCGGAACCGCCGAGTTTGGCGACGATCGGTTACTGCAAGCTGGAGTGCAGTAACTTTTGGGTCTATATGGTGCTGTTCTCGGTGTTCGTTTTCATCCACTCGACCAGCGAGGTGGGCTCGATGCTGCTGATCCTGCGGTGCGTGGATCCGAGGGACAAGGCGATGGCATTGGGCCTCATACAGTTCGCCATCGGCCTCTTTGGTAATTATTCGACGTGGTTTGGTGTTATCAGCAATTTACTGACGATTAATCGTAGCGAGTGGCGTTATCACGAATTTGTCAAGCGCTGAGCTGTTGGTTGCTTGGTTGCAGGTAACGTTCCATGTCCTATCGTTTATGGTGCTGTGGTGGACTCCGCTTGTCTCGTATGGGAATTCGCTTGCGGCGAGCGAGGTGCGTGCTGGCTCTACGACTCGAATGTCTTCAGAATGTTCTATCACGGTGCGTACACGGCTGGAAAGAACTCCGTTGCCATTCGCGACTTCTCGCCAGGTTCTATAACGAATTGCTCGCATTGGCCCAGCAGGTACGACCGGCGGGATCCTGGTCCTGGCGTTCGTGGTGGACATAGTGGTCTGGTACAAGGCTGGCAGCATAAATTTCGTGGAGGagcaggaggtggaggagggcaCCGTGGAAGAGATGGCCACCCTCAAGTCGCAGGACGCGCAGGCGGTCGACAACGACTATTTGTGAAAGTGTTCCGGGCCACTTTAACGGTATCCCATGGAAACAGGGCTGAATAGCGTCGTAAGCCAGGGCGTAGCGTCACGAGGCGTTCCCAGCTCGCCGATGGCAAACCCGTCGCCTCGCGTTCACCGGGGATTCGGCACGAAGAACCGTCGCGACAACCCTGGTATTGACGCGAGTCGTCTTACGCAGTCCGAAGGGAGACCAGAACGACCGAGTTGGGAGTGAACTGTCGAAGGAGGACGGTGCTGGGCCACGGAAATGCCCGTAGTTTCCGAGGAGGCTGTGTTGAAGTTAACTTAAAAGCAAGTGCATCGCGAGAGGACGAAAGTAGCCGAAGGGGAACGCAAGGGAACGGAAGCTTCCAGCGAGTGTATACACTCGAGAGTGGCTGAAGGAGCAACTCTTCCTGGCTGGTGTCGAAGGGCAACGATCAAACAGAATGAGACGCAAAAGTGGCGGCGTTAGATAGTATACGAGCTCGAAACTGTCGATCATTCCATTCGGCCAGTCAT
Protein-coding sequences here:
- the Oatp74d gene encoding organic anion transporting polypeptide 74D; translated protein: MAGEDTQILANGNVEALTIIPSKMANGNGLMCGKQHNNNGSIPNGKLHEIGATENGKLIVSDEKSSSLQTEFDEGDVSCGWGPCRPHWLQYFATKQAFLVTFCITWVLQGMYYTYFVSVITTIEKLFQIQSKTTGMIMSATEIGQIGSSLLLTYYGGQGHRPKWIAWGMILFAVSSFTCSMPHFIFGEQLIHQNEMLFSGVGPRDEGRGSNNTNPMPANLCKMQERAENSTLDGWMSSTTAQINKLNYCEGEYKTEQMIQSKITTVVLAIFFVSLLGVGMGQTAVYTLGIPYIDDNVASRESPLYFAITIGVRILGPALGFILGSLCTMIYADLSANPQITPTDPRWVGAWWLGLVLISAMLMLVSIGMFAFPTRLPASRTPPKRPDSKKPSLRDFPKAVKRLLKNDILMFRTASSVLHILPIAGLYTFLPKYLESQFRLPAHHANMISGVGGILVMGLGIIISGVFILRAKPNARFVAAWIAFTAVIYAIGMGVLMFIGCPMDDFAGLVSHSNGSSRFEPTCETTCDCDLNKFSPICGADGKTYFSACHAGCSNFTVLDGKVTSFYNCQCIGANQTIPEPPSLATIGYCKLECSNFWVYMVLFSVFVFIHSTSEVGSMLLILRCVDPRDKAMALGLIQFAIGLFGNVPCPIVYGAVVDSACLVWEFACGERGACWLYDSNVFRMFYHGTTGGILVLAFVVDIVVWYKAGSINFVEEQEVEEGTVEEMATLKSQDAQAVDNDYL